A part of Methanothermobacter sp. genomic DNA contains:
- the mcrG gene encoding coenzyme-B sulfoethylthiotransferase subunit gamma — MAQYYPGTSKVAQNRRNFCNPEYELEKLREISDEDVVKILGHRAPGEEYPSVHPPLEEMDEPEDAIREMVEPIDGAKAGDRIRYIQFTDSMYFAPAQPYVRSRAYLCRYRGADAGTLSGRQIIETRERDLEKISKELLETEFFDPARSGIRGKSVHGHSLRLDEDGMMFDMLRRQIYNKETGRVEMVKNQIGDELDEPVDLGEPLDEETLMEKTTIYRVDGEAYRDDTEAVEVMQRIHVLRSQGGFNPE, encoded by the coding sequence ATGGCACAATACTATCCCGGAACAAGTAAGGTTGCTCAGAACAGAAGGAATTTCTGTAACCCTGAATACGAACTTGAAAAACTGAGAGAAATCTCAGATGAAGATGTAGTAAAGATTCTGGGTCACAGGGCCCCAGGGGAAGAATACCCAAGTGTTCACCCACCACTGGAAGAGATGGATGAACCAGAGGACGCGATAAGAGAAATGGTTGAACCAATAGACGGTGCAAAAGCCGGTGACAGGATTAGGTACATACAGTTCACAGACTCAATGTACTTCGCCCCAGCCCAGCCATATGTGAGGTCAAGGGCATACCTCTGCAGGTACAGGGGTGCAGACGCAGGTACACTCTCAGGTCGTCAGATCATAGAGACCAGGGAGAGGGACCTTGAAAAGATATCCAAGGAACTCCTTGAAACAGAGTTCTTTGACCCTGCAAGGTCAGGTATCAGGGGTAAATCTGTCCATGGACACTCACTGCGTCTCGATGAAGACGGTATGATGTTCGACATGCTCAGAAGACAGATCTACAACAAGGAAACTGGCAGAGTCGAAATGGTCAAAAACCAGATCGGTGACGAACTCGACGAACCTGTGGATCTTGGTGAACCACTGGATGAAGAAACCCTGATGGAAAAAACAACCATCTACCGTGTGGATGGTGAAGCCTACCGTGATGATACAGAAGCCGTGGAGGTCATGCAGAGAATCCACGTTTTAAGATCACAAGGAGGGTTCAACCCAGAATAA
- the mcrC gene encoding methyl-coenzyme M reductase I operon protein C — translation MIGKCTHVVDCRETMGMGEGGGIAQRGTFAQCGSEVLAVAMSPGRRHITKPVCEITFALREANIMTSTLVLNAGAGVPQDAPSAGAGSLFGLTPAEVEQMKRHKLLVVHLGGVKNHIIYKARLILRNVDRPCIVICEYPVDFEDFAKIGVKTRAVMPDEPKTKGTIVDIVSGVIRGETCPQEKLDEIIRKVKLALGGA, via the coding sequence ATGATCGGAAAGTGCACTCACGTAGTTGACTGTAGAGAGACAATGGGCATGGGTGAAGGTGGAGGAATAGCCCAGAGGGGTACCTTTGCCCAGTGCGGAAGTGAAGTTCTGGCAGTGGCAATGTCACCTGGCAGGCGCCACATAACCAAGCCTGTATGCGAGATAACATTTGCCCTGAGGGAAGCAAACATAATGACCAGTACCCTCGTACTGAATGCAGGGGCAGGGGTTCCACAGGACGCTCCAAGTGCCGGTGCAGGAAGCCTCTTTGGATTAACACCTGCTGAAGTCGAGCAGATGAAGCGGCACAAACTCCTTGTGGTACACCTTGGCGGAGTCAAGAACCACATTATCTACAAGGCACGCCTCATACTCAGAAACGTTGACCGTCCATGTATAGTCATATGCGAATACCCGGTTGACTTTGAGGACTTTGCGAAGATAGGTGTCAAAACCAGGGCCGTAATGCCAGATGAACCAAAAACCAAGGGAACAATCGTTGACATCGTGAGTGGAGTTATTAGAGGAGAAACTTGTCCCCAGGAAAAACTGGATGAGATTATAAGAAAGGTTAAGTTAGCTTTAGGAGGTGCATGA
- the mcrD gene encoding methyl-coenzyme M reductase operon protein D has translation MDVQIFPHRLLGADTTEKLLNRLEDIHGIKRMVIHGQRLPPEDHPDRRIINVKGQEFELQVKTGRVLLEVEDEETITDIKKVCEDLLPFGYDVTPGKYIRKQKTVTDEIKYGESLDEIPDELIGLTDQNARLSDRATIIKRKKEH, from the coding sequence ATGGACGTTCAGATATTTCCTCACAGGCTGCTAGGGGCTGACACCACAGAGAAACTCCTTAACCGCCTTGAGGACATCCATGGCATTAAACGAATGGTGATCCACGGACAGAGACTACCACCAGAGGACCACCCTGACAGGCGCATAATCAACGTGAAAGGCCAGGAATTTGAACTTCAGGTTAAAACTGGTCGTGTGCTGCTTGAAGTGGAAGACGAGGAGACAATAACTGATATCAAAAAGGTTTGTGAGGATCTCCTGCCCTTTGGATATGATGTCACTCCCGGCAAATACATAAGAAAACAGAAAACCGTCACGGACGAGATAAAGTACGGCGAGAGCCTTGATGAGATTCCTGATGAACTCATCGGTCTCACGGATCAGAACGCTAGGCTCAGTGATAGGGCCACAATAATAAAAAGGAAGAAGGAGCATTAG
- the mcrB gene encoding coenzyme-B sulfoethylthiotransferase subunit beta gives MAKFEDKVDLYDDRGNLVEEQVPLEALSPLRNPAIKSIVQGIKRTVAVNLEGIENALKTAKVGGPACKIMGRELDLDIVGNAESIAAAAKEMIQVTEDDDTNVELLGGGKRALVQVPSARFDVAAEYSAAPLVTATAFVQAIINEFDVSMYDANMVKAAVLGRYPQSVEYMGANIATMLDIPQKLEGPGYALRNIMVNHVVAATLKNTLQAAALSTILEQTAMFEMGDAVGAFERMHLLGLAYQGMNADNLVFDLVKANGKEGTVGSVIADLVERALEDGVIKVEKELTDYKVYGTDDLAMWNAYAAAGLMAATMVNQGAARAAQGVSSTLLYYNDLLEFETGLPSVDFGKVEGTAVGFSFFSHSIYGGGGPGIFNGNHIVTRHSKGFAIPCVAAAMALDAGTQMFSPEATSGLIKEVFSQVDEFREPLKYVVEAAAEIKNEI, from the coding sequence ATGGCGAAGTTTGAGGATAAGGTCGACTTGTACGACGACAGAGGCAACCTCGTCGAAGAACAGGTGCCATTAGAAGCTCTAAGCCCATTAAGGAACCCCGCCATTAAAAGCATAGTGCAGGGGATTAAAAGGACAGTGGCTGTGAACCTTGAAGGTATAGAAAACGCCCTGAAGACAGCGAAGGTCGGCGGACCTGCCTGTAAGATAATGGGCCGTGAACTCGACCTCGACATTGTCGGGAACGCTGAGTCAATAGCAGCCGCTGCAAAGGAAATGATACAGGTAACTGAGGACGACGACACCAACGTCGAACTCCTTGGCGGAGGTAAAAGGGCACTCGTACAGGTCCCAAGTGCAAGGTTCGATGTTGCAGCAGAATACTCTGCAGCACCACTCGTAACCGCCACAGCATTTGTCCAGGCCATAATCAACGAGTTTGATGTTAGCATGTACGATGCTAACATGGTTAAAGCAGCCGTTCTGGGAAGATATCCACAGTCTGTGGAGTACATGGGGGCAAACATAGCAACAATGCTGGACATTCCACAGAAACTGGAAGGCCCAGGATACGCACTCAGGAACATCATGGTGAACCATGTTGTTGCAGCCACACTCAAAAACACACTCCAGGCAGCAGCACTATCAACCATACTTGAACAGACAGCAATGTTCGAGATGGGTGATGCTGTAGGAGCATTTGAGAGGATGCACCTCCTTGGACTTGCATACCAGGGAATGAACGCAGACAACTTGGTCTTTGACCTTGTTAAGGCCAACGGTAAAGAAGGTACAGTTGGATCAGTCATAGCAGACCTGGTTGAAAGGGCCCTGGAAGACGGTGTCATAAAGGTTGAGAAGGAACTCACAGACTACAAGGTCTACGGCACAGATGACCTTGCAATGTGGAACGCCTACGCAGCAGCCGGACTCATGGCAGCCACAATGGTTAACCAGGGTGCAGCAAGGGCAGCTCAGGGTGTATCATCAACTCTGCTATACTACAACGACCTCCTAGAATTTGAAACAGGACTTCCAAGCGTGGACTTCGGTAAAGTTGAAGGTACAGCTGTAGGATTTTCATTCTTCAGCCACTCCATCTACGGTGGTGGTGGACCAGGTATCTTCAATGGAAACCACATCGTTACAAGGCACAGTAAGGGATTCGCTATACCCTGCGTGGCAGCCGCAATGGCACTGGATGCAGGAACCCAGATGTTCTCACCAGAAGCAACCTCTGGACTCATAAAAGAAGTATTCAGCCAGGTTGACGAGTTCCGAGAACCACTCAAATATGTTGTGGAGGCAGCAGCTGAGATTAAAAACGAAATCTAA
- the mmp10 gene encoding methyl coenzyme M reductase-arginine methyltransferase Mmp10 (Mmp10 (methanogenesis marker protein 10) is a cobalamin-requiring radical SAM methyltransferase that creates the methylarginine modification to methyl coenzyme M reductase.) codes for MQIIADLGGIPGKDCRGFCRYCYFRKVGEFEPFGCRNCSPGRVGCETCGRDVAERGREFLPPFLVMGNVQTTLMMQNLQDKDLKINISGGGDVSCYPHLEELTAGLSEFGIPIHLGYTSGKGIDDPEMASRLIKNGVDEVTFTVFSANPLLRREWMRDRNAENALEALRIFCESCEVHAAAVIIPGVNDGDDLLETCSRLEEWGATGFIMMRFANYEHQGLILGNGPIIEGIEPHTVQEFEDLVRMVDGEFNLRVTGTPVCDPENGTPFVLADDSSREYLEILPEIRGEATIITGSIAAPYIRRIIRNLGAEDMVNVVGVEKDIACLITRKDLEGVDLSELKETVIIPGRAFVHEMQAKEVLSRDGTDRIVIRGPERLTVDGEMSGTLSQYDVIEREMEAFYELIQAINFFGASE; via the coding sequence ATGCAGATAATAGCTGATTTGGGTGGTATACCTGGCAAGGACTGCAGGGGATTCTGCAGGTACTGTTACTTCAGAAAGGTGGGGGAATTTGAACCCTTCGGCTGCAGGAACTGCTCCCCGGGGAGGGTGGGCTGTGAAACCTGTGGAAGGGATGTTGCAGAGAGGGGAAGGGAATTTTTACCCCCGTTCCTTGTCATGGGTAACGTGCAGACAACACTGATGATGCAGAACCTTCAGGATAAGGACCTTAAGATAAACATCAGCGGTGGGGGTGATGTGAGCTGCTACCCCCACCTTGAGGAGCTAACAGCAGGGCTTAGTGAGTTTGGGATCCCCATACACCTTGGATACACGAGCGGTAAGGGCATTGATGACCCTGAAATGGCATCAAGATTAATCAAGAATGGTGTGGATGAGGTAACCTTCACGGTGTTCTCAGCGAACCCCCTCCTGAGGAGGGAGTGGATGCGTGATAGGAACGCTGAAAATGCGCTGGAAGCCCTCAGGATATTCTGTGAATCCTGTGAAGTCCACGCTGCAGCAGTGATCATACCCGGTGTGAATGATGGTGATGACCTCCTTGAAACCTGCTCCAGACTTGAGGAGTGGGGGGCCACCGGATTCATAATGATGCGGTTTGCAAACTATGAGCACCAGGGGCTGATACTCGGCAATGGGCCAATAATTGAGGGTATAGAGCCGCACACAGTCCAGGAATTTGAGGACCTTGTGAGGATGGTTGACGGGGAGTTCAATCTCAGGGTTACAGGGACACCTGTCTGCGACCCTGAAAACGGGACTCCATTTGTCCTTGCAGATGACTCAAGCAGGGAGTACCTTGAGATTCTCCCTGAAATCAGGGGAGAGGCAACCATAATCACAGGATCCATTGCAGCCCCCTACATAAGGAGGATAATAAGGAACCTCGGGGCAGAGGACATGGTGAACGTTGTTGGTGTTGAGAAGGACATAGCATGCCTCATCACCAGGAAGGACCTTGAGGGTGTGGACCTCAGCGAACTTAAGGAAACAGTGATAATCCCTGGCAGGGCATTTGTCCATGAAATGCAGGCAAAGGAGGTTCTAAGCCGGGATGGTACCGACCGGATAGTCATAAGGGGCCCTGAAAGGCTCACCGTTGATGGGGAGATGAGCGGTACGCTGTCCCAGTATGATGTTATAGAGCGGGAGATGGAAGCATTCTATGAACTTATACAGGCCATAAATTTCTTCGGTGCTTCTGAATGA
- a CDS encoding methyl-coenzyme M reductase glutamine C-methyltransferase, with product MTRVVVLTPEHYTYGSMLIAGALRDIGCSVELRKGLEGAGADVTFISLQSTIHLLRYRDVINNIRGFRVVGGPVSLDPELVLRHLDVDLVIQGEGEDKVGMVMEVASGSLDASEMPGAAFKSPEGFIINEPARCSMKRALPLVPPDISQENIRGASVYIETHRGCPGNCTFCQVPEFFGREVRSRPLEDIIVEVRELRKSGARRFAISGGTGTLYGSSRFRGIDEDAFTELLREISKITGPRNLTVPDIRVDMVTPEILDAISEYTNGWVFYGIESGSRRILRRMKKGIKPGDVIEAVELAREHNLKIAGSFIVGYPGEDERDYEETLELADELMLDDYFVSIAEPIPGTELGEEVKGLEDEDNPVFMEPSDRKFRSLAEERAFSFMLDSYIFRSIPIPVTDELLRSLKKEARDQQEHIETVTRMLKRKL from the coding sequence ATGACTCGGGTGGTTGTTTTAACACCAGAGCATTACACCTACGGTTCAATGCTCATTGCCGGTGCCTTGAGGGACATTGGCTGCAGCGTTGAACTCAGGAAGGGCCTTGAGGGTGCCGGCGCAGATGTGACATTCATAAGCCTCCAGTCCACCATCCACCTCCTGAGGTACAGGGATGTTATTAATAATATACGGGGTTTCAGGGTGGTGGGGGGTCCCGTGAGCCTGGACCCTGAACTTGTACTCCGCCACCTCGACGTTGACCTTGTAATTCAGGGCGAGGGTGAGGATAAGGTGGGGATGGTTATGGAGGTTGCATCTGGAAGTTTGGACGCGTCTGAAATGCCTGGAGCAGCATTTAAATCCCCTGAAGGGTTTATAATCAATGAACCAGCCCGCTGCTCCATGAAAAGGGCCCTCCCACTTGTGCCTCCAGATATCTCACAGGAGAACATAAGGGGCGCCAGTGTCTACATTGAAACCCACAGGGGCTGCCCAGGTAACTGCACATTCTGCCAGGTCCCGGAATTCTTTGGACGTGAGGTCCGCAGCAGGCCCCTGGAGGATATCATAGTGGAGGTCAGGGAACTGAGGAAATCCGGGGCCCGCAGGTTTGCAATAAGTGGGGGAACCGGAACACTCTACGGGAGCAGCAGGTTCAGGGGTATTGATGAGGATGCATTCACCGAGCTCCTCAGGGAGATAAGCAAAATCACGGGGCCCCGAAATCTGACGGTGCCCGATATAAGGGTTGATATGGTGACCCCTGAGATCCTTGATGCCATATCAGAGTACACCAATGGCTGGGTGTTCTATGGTATAGAGTCAGGGAGCAGAAGGATCCTCAGAAGGATGAAGAAGGGCATCAAACCCGGGGATGTTATTGAGGCTGTTGAACTTGCCAGGGAACATAATCTGAAGATTGCAGGGTCATTCATAGTGGGGTACCCCGGTGAAGATGAAAGGGACTATGAGGAGACCCTGGAACTTGCAGATGAGCTAATGCTCGACGACTACTTTGTGAGCATCGCTGAACCGATACCCGGCACAGAACTTGGTGAGGAGGTTAAGGGCCTCGAAGATGAGGATAACCCTGTATTCATGGAGCCATCAGACAGGAAGTTCAGAAGCCTGGCTGAGGAGAGGGCATTCAGTTTCATGCTTGATTCATACATATTCAGAAGCATACCCATCCCTGTGACCGATGAACTCCTGAGGTCACTTAAGAAGGAGGCCAGGGATCAGCAGGAGCATATAGAAACTGTTACGCGTATGTTGAAGAGGAAACTTTAG
- a CDS encoding DUF134 domain-containing protein, whose translation MPRPRRYRRILGEPRVVAFSPEVSEEEVEVEITLDEFEAVRLRDYHDIKQKKAAEIMGISQPTFHRTLTSARAKIAEALVEGRPIILKGGDYITDRRRYKCMDCQFEWISPEKEYKKCPDCDSENITLVSADTLPRMGRGGFGRGIGAGRGAPRV comes from the coding sequence ATGCCTAGGCCAAGAAGATACAGAAGAATCCTGGGAGAACCCCGTGTGGTTGCATTTTCCCCTGAAGTCAGTGAAGAAGAAGTTGAGGTTGAGATAACCCTCGATGAATTTGAGGCTGTCCGTTTAAGGGACTACCATGATATAAAACAGAAAAAGGCTGCTGAAATCATGGGTATATCACAGCCAACATTTCACAGGACACTGACATCCGCACGGGCCAAGATAGCAGAGGCACTGGTCGAGGGCAGACCAATAATACTGAAAGGAGGTGATTACATCACAGACAGGAGAAGATACAAGTGCATGGACTGCCAGTTTGAGTGGATCTCACCTGAAAAGGAATACAAAAAGTGCCCAGACTGTGATTCAGAAAACATAACGCTGGTATCAGCAGATACACTACCAAGGATGGGAAGAGGAGGCTTCGGAAGAGGCATTGGCGCTGGACGTGGGGCACCACGTGTCTGA
- a CDS encoding metallophosphoesterase — protein sequence MRREFQVLIFVLIFSSGYYLLNFTVLESLGMGILSLPLTFLLPAAIISERVYPSFISRAAYVVSMIWLGMAVYILIGLGVTFAASLVPGIPFSPIPAAAFSIIMVSYGLVKGWNIEVRTVRIPFPCSDELRLVQLSDLHVGTVRSGGFLRRVSSIISEVEPDAVLITGDLLDGSRPVGASTLSEIQADVPVFFVSGNHDTYSGDFRSAVEGAGIICIDQRVVDFRGVQLAGVGYSMERHSLPAILDIMEFDPKRSLILLHHLPVEWDYARERGVDLQLSGHTHGGQFYPFNLLVGIMFPFIRGLYEDSGRFLYVSQGTGTWGPPLRIGSSCEVTVIELIPSAHGFNGD from the coding sequence ATGAGGAGGGAGTTCCAGGTCCTGATATTTGTCCTAATATTCTCCTCAGGATACTATCTTCTTAATTTTACTGTCCTGGAATCTCTTGGTATGGGAATTCTGAGCCTCCCCCTTACATTTCTTCTACCGGCAGCCATAATCTCCGAGAGGGTATACCCATCATTTATCTCAAGGGCTGCCTATGTGGTTTCCATGATATGGTTGGGAATGGCTGTTTACATCCTCATTGGCCTTGGGGTAACCTTTGCAGCATCACTTGTTCCAGGTATTCCATTTTCCCCTATCCCTGCGGCGGCATTCTCAATCATAATGGTTTCCTATGGGCTGGTGAAGGGCTGGAATATTGAGGTAAGGACTGTTAGGATCCCATTTCCATGCAGCGATGAACTGAGGCTGGTGCAGCTTTCAGATCTCCATGTGGGGACTGTGAGGTCAGGTGGTTTCCTTAGGAGGGTTTCCTCTATTATTTCTGAAGTTGAACCCGACGCCGTCCTCATAACAGGTGACCTCCTGGATGGTTCAAGGCCCGTTGGAGCCTCAACACTCTCAGAGATTCAGGCAGATGTACCCGTATTTTTTGTTTCTGGCAACCATGACACCTATTCAGGGGACTTCAGGTCCGCAGTGGAGGGGGCGGGTATCATCTGTATTGATCAGCGTGTTGTTGATTTCAGGGGTGTGCAGCTTGCAGGTGTGGGTTATTCGATGGAGAGGCATTCTCTTCCTGCGATCCTTGATATAATGGAATTTGACCCTAAGAGGTCCCTCATACTTCTTCATCACCTTCCTGTTGAGTGGGATTACGCCAGGGAGAGGGGTGTTGACCTCCAGCTATCTGGCCATACGCATGGCGGGCAGTTTTATCCATTCAACCTCCTTGTTGGCATTATGTTCCCGTTTATCAGGGGCCTTTATGAGGATTCAGGACGTTTTCTATATGTTTCACAGGGCACAGGCACATGGGGGCCACCTCTTCGTATAGGATCATCCTGTGAGGTCACAGTTATTGAACTTATTCCCTCTGCTCATGGCTTCAATGGAGATTAA
- a CDS encoding methanogenesis marker 7 protein encodes MYETLTYQGGVHRHEEMKELIEDLGGFVLQENMLQMDLILTLAVPIEDVDKVREKARELLGKVKVAPMAGTEIAIVSPTLARHHLPHSACDISEYLRRYGAKDNMIGLARGAGKGISRISEDEKKLIEEHDLAVFALGSFEQCIKDKAHLFSDINIPVVVTGAPEKIDLSELPGADAYVGGLGRIPRRLKRGEDIRALRKLVEVVEDLLDRRRREMAADPPLVPSILVKTEIENQVPAVKEVYSPTPVTSQLDGVRVKLNYDRYHDEIADVRVSDYRLGDISEIRKSMMYDYILVKLLPESSIL; translated from the coding sequence ATGTACGAAACTTTAACCTATCAGGGCGGTGTGCACCGCCATGAGGAAATGAAGGAACTGATTGAGGACCTCGGCGGATTTGTGCTCCAGGAGAACATGCTTCAGATGGACCTCATACTCACACTGGCCGTCCCAATTGAGGACGTGGATAAGGTGAGGGAGAAGGCCAGGGAGCTCCTGGGGAAGGTTAAGGTTGCCCCGATGGCGGGTACCGAGATAGCTATCGTCTCACCGACCCTGGCAAGGCATCATTTACCCCATTCGGCCTGTGATATATCCGAGTACCTCAGGAGGTACGGTGCCAAGGATAACATGATAGGCCTTGCCCGTGGGGCAGGTAAGGGGATATCCAGGATATCAGAGGATGAAAAGAAGCTCATAGAGGAACACGACCTTGCGGTTTTTGCCCTTGGAAGCTTTGAGCAGTGCATAAAGGATAAGGCCCACCTTTTCAGTGACATAAACATCCCGGTGGTGGTTACAGGGGCCCCTGAGAAGATTGACCTCAGTGAGCTTCCAGGTGCCGACGCCTATGTTGGGGGCCTTGGGAGGATACCCAGGAGGCTGAAGAGGGGTGAAGATATAAGGGCCCTAAGGAAACTTGTTGAGGTGGTCGAGGATCTACTTGACAGGAGAAGACGTGAGATGGCGGCGGACCCACCTCTGGTCCCCTCAATACTTGTTAAAACCGAGATTGAAAATCAGGTGCCTGCCGTTAAGGAGGTCTATTCCCCCACACCTGTAACAAGCCAGCTTGATGGGGTCCGTGTGAAGCTCAACTATGACCGTTACCATGACGAGATAGCAGATGTGAGGGTTTCTGATTACAGGCTGGGCGACATATCTGAGATCAGGAAGTCAATGATGTACGACTACATCCTGGTTAAGTTACTGCCTGAAAGTTCCATACTGTGA
- the comB gene encoding 2-phosphosulfolactate phosphatase has protein sequence MRVSLSFEKPEGSGLCIMVDLLRASATITAALESFREVIPVGNVEEAMEYSRRGYLVAGERGGETLPGFLANSPLEVREHSGDALVLTTSNGTRVLESVESQALVGCLNNLDAVASAARKLSDEVEVVMAGVNGRFAIEDFLCAGEIIRAIGGEFEEYAEASVLAVQDSSMVDDAIRKSRSARRLRELGFAGDIEYCLRRNITENVPVYMDGRISLV, from the coding sequence ATGAGGGTAAGTCTCAGCTTTGAAAAACCGGAGGGCAGTGGACTCTGCATAATGGTGGACCTTCTGAGGGCAAGTGCAACCATAACCGCTGCCCTGGAAAGTTTCAGGGAGGTTATCCCTGTTGGGAACGTTGAGGAGGCAATGGAATACTCCAGAAGGGGATATCTGGTGGCAGGGGAGCGTGGTGGTGAGACCCTGCCAGGATTCCTGGCCAACTCCCCACTGGAGGTGAGGGAACATTCAGGTGATGCCCTTGTGCTAACCACCAGTAACGGTACAAGGGTCCTTGAGTCAGTTGAATCACAGGCCCTTGTGGGCTGCCTCAACAATCTGGATGCAGTGGCCTCAGCTGCAAGGAAACTTTCGGATGAGGTTGAGGTGGTCATGGCCGGTGTTAATGGCCGCTTTGCAATAGAGGATTTCCTCTGTGCCGGTGAAATAATACGTGCAATTGGTGGTGAGTTCGAAGAGTACGCTGAGGCCTCAGTACTTGCAGTCCAGGACAGTTCCATGGTTGATGATGCCATAAGAAAATCCAGGTCAGCCAGGAGGCTCAGGGAACTTGGTTTTGCCGGTGATATTGAATACTGCCTCAGAAGGAATATAACAGAAAACGTACCCGTATACATGGATGGCAGGATATCTCTGGTCTAA
- a CDS encoding TraB/GumN family protein, translated as MAGYLWSKEAAVDMNLEELKIIGTAHVSEESVDEVRRTILEMKPDVVAVELDPGRYRRLMDEKMGIKRDEPSLQDVLRSGNIGVILAGWFLTYFQRKIGEDIGVKPGSEMLAAIEAAHEVGAGVALIDRDIGVTMQRAIRSMSLREKLRFFLAIMRSFIGGEDARDIESLKSDDTLAEVMEEFREISPSAYHVLVEERDAFMAHRLLSIEEDRVVAVVGAGHRRGIEHYLRNPHELPPLEELI; from the coding sequence ATGGCAGGATATCTCTGGTCTAAGGAGGCTGCAGTGGACATGAATCTGGAGGAGCTGAAGATAATAGGTACCGCACATGTATCTGAAGAAAGTGTTGATGAGGTGAGAAGAACCATACTTGAGATGAAACCGGACGTTGTTGCAGTGGAACTTGACCCCGGCAGGTACAGGAGGCTCATGGACGAAAAAATGGGAATCAAAAGGGACGAACCCTCCCTCCAGGATGTCCTCAGAAGTGGAAACATTGGCGTCATCCTTGCAGGCTGGTTTTTAACCTATTTCCAGCGGAAGATCGGTGAGGATATAGGTGTCAAGCCTGGCAGTGAGATGCTTGCAGCGATAGAAGCCGCCCATGAGGTTGGTGCGGGGGTGGCCCTCATTGACCGTGACATAGGGGTGACCATGCAACGGGCGATCAGGTCCATGAGCCTGCGGGAAAAGCTGAGGTTCTTCCTTGCAATCATGAGGTCATTCATTGGGGGGGAGGATGCGAGGGATATTGAGAGCCTCAAAAGTGACGACACCCTTGCGGAGGTTATGGAGGAATTCCGCGAAATATCACCCTCAGCATACCATGTGCTTGTTGAGGAGAGGGATGCATTCATGGCCCACAGGCTCCTCTCCATTGAGGAGGACCGCGTTGTTGCCGTTGTGGGCGCAGGCCACAGGAGGGGGATAGAGCACTACCTCAGGAACCCACATGAACTTCCACCACTTGAAGAACTCATTTGA
- a CDS encoding DUF1922 domain-containing protein gives MYVIFRCDCGRALYSKEGADTRKCVCGRTLKVKKRRIFGKAGSFQEAAEIVRKLQEERYGTCHFTNPVKRE, from the coding sequence ATGTACGTCATATTCAGATGCGACTGTGGAAGGGCCCTCTACTCAAAGGAGGGCGCAGATACCCGGAAGTGTGTCTGTGGAAGAACCCTGAAGGTTAAAAAAAGGCGAATATTTGGAAAGGCTGGTAGCTTCCAGGAAGCCGCAGAAATTGTGAGAAAACTCCAGGAAGAAAGGTATGGAACCTGTCATTTCACAAATCCAGTGAAAAGGGAATAG